A window from Microcoleus sp. FACHB-831 encodes these proteins:
- a CDS encoding FHA domain-containing protein, with protein MGLFRNLLEDTVITLTLVHLLQPSPVQSWTFDDESVIKVGRSNDNHVILYSAVVSRHHLKLQRFGINWRIISLGGNGTYWDGKRISEATVIDGMILRLATSGPQIKIHTGTAAFHNAPTARFKSRC; from the coding sequence ATGGGTCTTTTCAGGAATCTACTAGAGGATACGGTGATTACTCTAACCTTGGTGCATCTACTACAGCCTAGCCCCGTTCAGAGTTGGACTTTTGATGACGAATCGGTTATTAAAGTCGGACGCTCTAACGATAACCATGTAATTCTCTATAGCGCCGTCGTTTCTCGACACCACTTAAAATTGCAGCGCTTTGGTATCAATTGGCGCATTATTAGTTTGGGTGGTAACGGGACATATTGGGACGGTAAACGCATCAGCGAAGCTACCGTTATAGATGGGATGATACTGCGTTTGGCGACCTCTGGCCCTCAAATCAAAATTCACACGGGGACGGCTGCTTTTCATAACGCGCCCACAGCCCGTTTCAAGAGTCGGTGCTGA